The Agarilytica rhodophyticola genome has a window encoding:
- a CDS encoding sigma-70 family RNA polymerase sigma factor, translated as MAVQKEQSQQKRMDTQKAREDSWSTLLTRIAQHHDEHAFAELFQHFAPLIKGFCQSNITYLSSEAADELVQEVMFKVWQKSANFDSSKASASTWIFTITRNARIDYLRKNSKHQLLSQPLETDDIWDEAADNQPFIYLQQNRQQQEIVSFLESLPKEQRSCIRKVYMEGKSHTEIADELKLPLGTVKSRVRLGLKKLQAHPQVLSR; from the coding sequence ATGGCTGTACAAAAAGAGCAAAGTCAGCAGAAGCGCATGGATACACAAAAAGCCCGTGAGGATAGTTGGTCTACCCTACTTACTCGCATTGCCCAACACCACGATGAGCATGCTTTCGCAGAGCTTTTCCAGCATTTTGCACCCCTGATCAAAGGTTTTTGCCAAAGTAACATTACATACTTGTCGTCAGAAGCCGCAGATGAGCTGGTTCAAGAGGTGATGTTTAAGGTGTGGCAAAAATCAGCCAACTTTGACTCATCCAAGGCCTCCGCCAGCACTTGGATATTTACCATAACGCGCAATGCTAGAATTGATTACTTACGTAAGAATTCAAAGCATCAGCTGCTCAGCCAACCCCTTGAGACGGACGATATATGGGACGAAGCAGCTGACAACCAACCGTTCATCTATTTACAACAGAATCGCCAGCAACAAGAAATTGTAAGTTTTTTGGAGTCCCTTCCGAAAGAACAACGCTCCTGTATTAGAAAGGTGTATATGGAAGGGAAATCTCATACTGAGATTGCAGACGAACTCAAGTTACCATTAGGTACCGTCAAGTCCAGAGTTCGCTTAGGGCTCAAGAAATTGCAAGCTCACCCACAAGTATTATCGAGGTAA
- a CDS encoding CvpA family protein codes for MFSSTHLIILAGCVFIFALRAYNKGIWLSIIGFVGFVCAYIASAIATAPLVELTKDKGLEGIIAMLVTLIALFFTVSALISYVAILIFPSLKKATSKQRLLGAVLGATTGAIIAVGLIWLISVLSAFSSSDKTKYAESDPLGKFSSMFVAELVRAGMNFSSDDEFRTNIVATAISEPQEFSAAIKEVSSTQELKSFWRDQGTQQLMMHNNIDELIDNPNFLALVEQPAMKRILEKSLPKDAAPRDNHRYVASQMSFVWRRMDTLRSDERVIEILNDAEVMALVEKQNTVALLANKKVQTLITIVMEEGGPSSPDGANSAHTVASEPIEPVPLGQSVLEHKTKVIYKWQDEKGNTRYTDWSNTPQDKRETAQKVVQ; via the coding sequence ATGTTTTCTTCAACACATTTAATCATCTTAGCTGGATGTGTTTTTATCTTTGCTTTACGCGCTTATAACAAAGGGATTTGGCTCAGTATTATTGGGTTTGTAGGCTTTGTTTGTGCCTATATTGCCAGTGCTATTGCGACCGCACCTTTGGTTGAGTTAACCAAAGATAAAGGGCTGGAAGGTATCATTGCTATGCTGGTTACCTTAATCGCACTTTTTTTCACCGTCTCAGCGTTGATCTCCTATGTTGCCATCTTAATTTTTCCATCTTTGAAAAAAGCGACCTCTAAACAGCGTCTTCTTGGGGCAGTGCTTGGGGCCACCACAGGTGCCATTATTGCCGTTGGATTAATATGGCTTATTAGTGTTTTATCGGCATTTTCCTCTAGTGACAAGACAAAATATGCCGAGTCTGACCCTCTGGGCAAGTTTTCCTCTATGTTTGTTGCCGAGCTTGTGCGTGCAGGTATGAATTTTAGTAGTGATGATGAATTTAGAACCAATATCGTTGCCACCGCAATTAGTGAACCACAGGAGTTTTCTGCTGCGATTAAAGAAGTTTCTAGTACGCAAGAATTAAAGAGTTTTTGGCGTGACCAAGGCACACAACAACTGATGATGCACAATAACATCGATGAGCTCATTGATAACCCAAATTTTCTTGCCTTGGTGGAGCAGCCGGCAATGAAACGAATATTGGAAAAAAGTTTGCCTAAAGATGCGGCTCCAAGAGACAACCATCGTTATGTGGCTTCGCAAATGAGCTTTGTTTGGCGGCGAATGGACACCTTGCGTTCGGACGAAAGGGTGATTGAGATATTGAATGATGCTGAAGTAATGGCGTTGGTAGAAAAACAAAATACCGTAGCGCTGCTTGCCAATAAAAAAGTGCAAACCCTTATTACTATTGTCATGGAAGAGGGTGGCCCTAGTTCGCCTGATGGTGCTAACTCTGCGCATACAGTTGCTAGTGAACCTATTGAGCCCGTGCCCTTGGGACAAAGTGTTTTAGAGCATAAAACGAAAGTCATTTATAAATGGCAGGATGAAAAGGGCAATACTCGCTACACAGATTGGTCGAATACTCCTCAAGATAAGCGTGAGACTGCGCAAAAAGTTGTTCAATAA
- a CDS encoding ChrR family anti-sigma-E factor produces the protein MANFHPSENTLIEFSAGNLDWALSICVSAHLQFCPHCAHKVSELNAIGGALIEQTKPAQVCNSSFDSLMQRIKNSSQTQDCQPIQRQAKQDQRTKDLPEIVQKLIPKDKTLKWSFVSSSLKSARLDTGQGKYEVCFHKIKRGGKVVEHDHRGLEVTLVLEGSFSDENGSYMPGDYIVKEPGEIHRPMATQDQDCLCLSVVEAPVKVTGFAGKIINPFLRINPR, from the coding sequence GTGGCGAATTTTCACCCATCAGAAAACACACTGATCGAATTCTCTGCCGGCAACCTGGATTGGGCTCTGAGCATCTGTGTTTCTGCACACCTGCAATTTTGTCCTCACTGCGCGCACAAAGTCAGTGAGCTCAACGCTATTGGTGGCGCTTTGATAGAGCAAACTAAGCCCGCTCAGGTGTGTAACTCAAGTTTTGACAGCCTCATGCAGAGGATTAAAAACTCTTCTCAAACACAGGATTGTCAGCCGATACAGCGTCAAGCTAAGCAGGATCAACGAACCAAAGACTTGCCCGAAATAGTGCAAAAATTGATACCTAAAGACAAAACTCTCAAGTGGTCATTTGTATCGTCATCTTTAAAATCCGCCCGGCTTGATACAGGCCAGGGAAAATATGAGGTGTGCTTTCACAAGATCAAACGAGGCGGAAAAGTTGTGGAACATGATCACAGAGGACTTGAAGTTACATTAGTTTTAGAGGGCAGTTTCTCTGATGAAAATGGTAGCTACATGCCCGGCGATTACATTGTCAAAGAGCCCGGTGAGATCCACCGACCGATGGCGACACAAGACCAAGATTGCCTCTGTCTTTCTGTCGTGGAAGCTCCGGTAAAAGTGACTGGCTTTGCAGGTAAAATTATCAATCCGTTCTTACGAATCAACCCTAGATAA
- the gcvP gene encoding aminomethyl-transferring glycine dehydrogenase, protein MSKTARLKELINSEEFIGRHIGPDESQTQSMLASLQLESIDQLIGKTIPQGIRSETTQTLEDAKNEHQALQEIRAIASKNKIYKSYIGMGYHDTHVPPVILRNVLENPGWYTAYTPYQPEVAQGRLEGLLNFQQMIIELTGMDLTNASMLDEATAAAEAMAMAKRVSRKNKSENFFVDANCHPQTIAVIKTRAEHFGFNIIVDQIEQIAEQESIFGALIQYPSSTGAIEDIEPLIKTIKQKQALAIVAADIMSLVLLTAPGKLGADIVVGSNQRFGVPMGFGGPHAAFFAFKDAYKRATPGRIIGVSKDTRGKTALRMAMQTREQHIRREKANSNICTSQVLLALMSAFYAMYHGSEGITRIANRIHEFTKILAQGIIQLGYQQNNEHYFDTLCIEVGDQQKTLYERALAHQINMRLVGDSAISLSLHECTTLEDIAVLLEVFAGDKTPIELDALYEQAEQLKVIPEALLRKEPALQHEIFSKYQSETDMMRYLHRLEARDIALNHAMIPLGSCTMKLNATAEMVPVTWPEFGKIHPYAPQDQTEGYRELFSQLEEMLKACTGYDAISLQPNAGSQGEYAGLVAIKKYFEHKGQSHRNICLIPASAHGTNPASAQMAGMKVVVSACDEHGNVDINDLKDKIEQHGENIAALMVTYPSTHGVFEEDIQAICELVHSVGAQVYIDGANMNALVGLAAPGKFGGDVSHLNLHKTFCIPHGGGGPGMGPIGVKSHLAAFLPSHPLVETGNDSSNGTISAAPWGSASILPISWMYINMMGREGMKQATEYAILNANYIAKRLADHYSILYQGKNGFVAHECLIDLRPLKESSGISEEDIAKRLMDFGFHAPTMSFPVAGTLMIEPTESESKIELDRFCDAMIKIRSEIQAVESGTYPADNNPLVNAPHTLDDVLDGNWQRPYSREEASQPLAYLKEHKVWPSVNRIDNVYGDRHLICSCPSLESYID, encoded by the coding sequence ATGTCAAAAACAGCGCGTTTAAAAGAGCTCATTAATAGTGAAGAGTTTATCGGCCGTCATATTGGGCCCGATGAATCACAAACTCAATCTATGCTAGCGTCGTTACAGCTCGAATCTATCGATCAACTTATCGGTAAAACTATCCCTCAAGGCATTCGCTCTGAAACTACACAGACCTTAGAGGATGCCAAGAATGAGCATCAGGCTTTGCAAGAAATACGAGCAATTGCCAGCAAAAATAAAATTTACAAAAGCTACATAGGTATGGGCTACCACGACACCCATGTCCCTCCTGTTATCCTGCGCAATGTGCTAGAAAACCCTGGGTGGTACACCGCTTACACACCCTACCAACCAGAAGTAGCACAAGGGCGTCTGGAAGGTTTATTAAACTTTCAGCAAATGATTATTGAACTAACAGGCATGGACCTTACCAACGCCTCCATGCTTGATGAGGCGACCGCCGCTGCCGAAGCAATGGCAATGGCTAAACGAGTTTCACGTAAAAATAAATCGGAAAATTTCTTTGTGGATGCTAACTGTCATCCCCAAACCATTGCCGTCATTAAAACTCGCGCTGAGCACTTCGGCTTCAACATTATTGTTGATCAAATAGAGCAGATAGCCGAACAAGAGAGCATCTTTGGCGCCCTTATACAATACCCCAGCTCGACCGGCGCAATTGAAGATATCGAACCATTAATTAAAACCATCAAACAGAAGCAAGCACTTGCTATTGTAGCCGCAGATATTATGAGCCTAGTGCTGCTAACAGCCCCAGGTAAATTGGGGGCAGATATTGTGGTAGGCAGTAATCAACGCTTTGGTGTACCAATGGGCTTTGGTGGCCCGCATGCTGCCTTTTTTGCTTTTAAGGATGCGTATAAGAGAGCAACCCCAGGCAGAATTATCGGTGTTTCCAAAGACACTCGAGGCAAAACCGCGCTGCGCATGGCCATGCAAACACGCGAGCAGCATATACGCCGAGAAAAAGCCAATTCCAACATTTGTACCTCACAGGTTTTACTGGCGCTCATGAGTGCTTTCTATGCCATGTATCACGGCTCAGAAGGTATCACCCGAATCGCCAACCGAATCCATGAATTCACTAAAATTCTCGCTCAAGGAATAATACAGCTGGGCTACCAGCAAAATAATGAGCACTACTTTGATACTTTATGTATTGAAGTAGGTGATCAGCAAAAAACCTTGTACGAGCGAGCATTAGCACACCAGATAAATATGCGTCTAGTAGGTGACTCTGCAATTTCACTGAGTCTCCATGAATGCACAACACTAGAAGATATAGCCGTATTGCTAGAAGTGTTCGCAGGCGATAAAACTCCTATTGAGCTTGATGCTCTATATGAGCAAGCAGAACAATTAAAGGTAATTCCTGAAGCACTTTTGCGTAAGGAACCTGCTCTACAACACGAAATATTTTCTAAGTACCAATCTGAAACGGACATGATGCGCTATCTTCATCGCCTAGAAGCGAGAGATATTGCGTTGAATCACGCGATGATCCCTCTGGGATCATGCACCATGAAGCTCAATGCTACGGCCGAAATGGTACCCGTCACATGGCCAGAATTCGGCAAAATACACCCTTATGCCCCACAGGATCAAACCGAGGGCTACCGTGAGCTATTTAGCCAACTAGAAGAAATGTTAAAGGCCTGCACAGGCTACGATGCCATTAGCTTGCAACCAAACGCGGGCTCCCAGGGGGAGTATGCAGGTCTCGTAGCAATTAAGAAATACTTTGAGCACAAGGGACAGAGCCATCGTAATATTTGCTTAATTCCAGCCTCAGCTCATGGCACTAACCCAGCATCAGCACAAATGGCTGGGATGAAGGTTGTTGTCAGCGCTTGCGATGAGCACGGCAATGTGGATATTAATGACCTTAAAGATAAAATTGAGCAACATGGCGAAAATATTGCCGCGCTCATGGTCACCTACCCTTCTACACACGGTGTCTTTGAAGAAGACATTCAAGCAATATGTGAGCTTGTCCACTCTGTAGGAGCGCAAGTGTATATCGACGGGGCCAATATGAATGCGCTAGTTGGACTCGCCGCCCCGGGTAAATTCGGTGGCGATGTATCCCATTTAAACTTGCATAAAACTTTCTGTATTCCCCACGGCGGTGGTGGGCCAGGCATGGGGCCTATTGGGGTAAAGTCACATTTGGCCGCATTTTTACCCTCGCATCCTTTAGTAGAAACAGGGAACGACAGCAGTAATGGTACGATTTCCGCTGCTCCTTGGGGTTCCGCTAGCATTCTACCCATCAGTTGGATGTATATTAATATGATGGGCCGTGAAGGCATGAAACAGGCCACTGAGTATGCCATCCTAAATGCAAACTACATAGCCAAACGCTTAGCCGATCACTACTCCATTCTTTACCAAGGCAAAAATGGTTTTGTGGCTCATGAATGCTTAATTGATTTGCGCCCTTTAAAGGAAAGCAGTGGTATCAGTGAAGAAGATATAGCCAAGAGGCTTATGGACTTTGGCTTCCATGCCCCCACCATGTCGTTTCCCGTCGCAGGCACCTTAATGATCGAGCCTACAGAGTCTGAGTCAAAAATAGAACTGGATCGTTTTTGCGACGCCATGATTAAAATTAGAAGTGAAATTCAAGCCGTTGAATCGGGAACATACCCGGCAGATAATAATCCGTTGGTGAATGCGCCTCATACGCTTGATGATGTCTTAGATGGGAATTGGCAACGGCCTTATAGCCGAGAAGAGGCAAGTCAGCCTTTAGCCTACCTGAAAGAACATAAAGTATGGCCGTCAGTCAATCGTATTGACAATGTCTATGGCGATAGGCACCTTATCTGTTCTTGCCCTTCATTAGAAAGCTATATTGATTAA
- a CDS encoding NUDIX domain-containing protein: MKKKIAGWCQLKQEVVYENPWIRVTHEDVTRPNGSEGIYGVVHFKNQAVGIVAIDDEDNTWLVRQSRYALNQYTWEIPEGGSPIGEDPLSSAKRELNEEVGLVADNWQPLMTLHTSNSVTDEVGFIFVARGLSAGQQALEESEDIEVRKLPLKEAIEMAMNGEITDAMSIAALLKLALSRVDS; the protein is encoded by the coding sequence ATGAAAAAAAAGATTGCAGGCTGGTGTCAATTAAAACAAGAAGTGGTTTACGAAAATCCTTGGATTCGTGTGACTCATGAGGATGTAACACGTCCTAATGGCAGCGAAGGTATATACGGCGTTGTACACTTTAAAAATCAAGCGGTGGGTATTGTTGCTATTGATGATGAAGACAATACTTGGTTAGTAAGACAGAGCCGCTATGCGCTTAATCAATACACTTGGGAAATTCCCGAGGGCGGCTCGCCTATAGGGGAAGATCCGCTTAGCTCTGCCAAGCGAGAGCTTAATGAAGAGGTTGGTTTGGTGGCCGATAACTGGCAACCCCTTATGACATTGCACACTTCGAACTCCGTGACCGACGAAGTAGGTTTTATTTTTGTTGCAAGAGGCTTGTCAGCAGGCCAGCAAGCATTAGAAGAAAGCGAAGACATTGAAGTCAGAAAACTACCATTAAAAGAAGCCATTGAAATGGCGATGAATGGAGAAATTACCGACGCAATGTCAATTGCTGCCTTATTAAAGCTGGCTTTATCTAGGGTTGATTCGTAA
- a CDS encoding SDR family NAD(P)-dependent oxidoreductase has protein sequence MSNKTIWITGASSGIGFDLAKLLAKHRNYLYISARSEDKLLALKAQFPDNIFVLPIDVGDSASLAKAEEVLHQQTDQLDMLISCVGTCEYDDVPALQAEQYERLTRVNYLGTVETVRIALPLLRKSASHPHIVAISSLAALVPFPRAAAYGASKAALEYFLQSLKVDIASDNISISIVRPGFVDTPLTQQNDFDMPFLMPSDLAAKHIVKAITKRKMFIDFPKQMSIPLKIMRFLPSFFWMKICAPRFRKPEVL, from the coding sequence GTGAGTAACAAGACAATATGGATCACCGGAGCCAGTAGTGGTATCGGCTTTGATCTCGCTAAGTTATTAGCTAAACATCGAAATTACCTTTACATCAGTGCCCGCTCAGAAGATAAGCTGCTAGCGTTGAAAGCGCAGTTTCCGGACAATATTTTTGTGTTACCTATCGATGTAGGGGATAGCGCGAGTCTTGCAAAGGCAGAAGAAGTTTTGCACCAACAAACGGATCAGTTGGATATGCTGATTTCATGCGTAGGTACATGTGAGTACGATGATGTTCCAGCACTACAAGCAGAACAGTACGAACGTTTGACGCGAGTTAACTACCTTGGAACTGTAGAAACAGTTCGTATTGCTCTACCATTACTGCGCAAATCAGCCAGTCATCCTCATATCGTTGCAATCAGCAGTTTGGCTGCGCTTGTGCCTTTTCCCAGGGCCGCCGCCTACGGTGCGTCAAAAGCTGCATTGGAATATTTCCTACAATCACTGAAAGTTGATATCGCTTCAGATAATATATCTATTTCCATTGTACGACCCGGTTTTGTGGATACACCGCTGACGCAGCAGAATGACTTTGATATGCCCTTTTTAATGCCAAGTGATCTTGCTGCTAAACATATCGTAAAGGCGATAACCAAACGAAAAATGTTTATCGACTTTCCTAAACAAATGTCTATCCCTCTTAAAATTATGCGCTTTTTACCTTCATTTTTTTGGATGAAAATATGTGCTCCAAGATTTAGGAAACCTGAAGTTTTATGA
- a CDS encoding SAM-dependent methyltransferase yields MRSILAETKKTGIGHASQLIAGIARKLLFNQLAGIKEGCLTIEENGEIKTFGNKAHNSQLIAHISVKDIAAYPQVLFGGATGAGEAYMQGSWTSSDLVMVVRVIVANQRTLDNLDFGWNWFNRLLDSLSGYLKLNTKNGSKKNISAHYDLSNDFFKLFLDKSMMYSAALFPDKSLSLEEASFIKLDHICRRLNLKPSDHLLEIGTGWGGMAIHAAKYYGCKVTTTTISQEQYSLAKTRVEEEGLEDKIYVLKEDYRDLEGQYDKIVSIEMIEAVGHQYYNEYFSRCSNLLKDNGLMLIQAITTQDQRYEREKDKVDFIRRYIFPGGCLPSNEILLRTLAKVTDMHLVCLDDMTLDYAQTLSHWKRRFFNKIDEVKRLGFDDVFIRMWDFYLSYCEGGFSERVIGTSQFLFAKPKCRELPKVGEDRH; encoded by the coding sequence ATGAGATCTATTTTAGCAGAGACAAAAAAAACGGGAATAGGCCATGCCTCTCAACTTATTGCTGGCATTGCACGCAAGCTATTGTTCAATCAACTTGCCGGTATCAAAGAAGGTTGTTTGACCATAGAAGAAAATGGTGAAATTAAAACCTTTGGCAATAAAGCTCATAATTCTCAATTAATTGCTCATATCTCTGTGAAAGACATTGCTGCCTATCCTCAGGTTTTATTTGGTGGGGCTACTGGCGCCGGTGAAGCTTATATGCAGGGAAGCTGGACATCATCGGATCTGGTTATGGTTGTTCGCGTGATTGTTGCTAACCAGAGAACACTTGATAATTTAGACTTTGGATGGAATTGGTTTAATCGTTTATTAGACAGTCTTTCTGGCTATCTTAAGTTAAACACTAAAAATGGTTCTAAGAAGAATATTTCTGCCCACTACGATTTAAGTAACGACTTTTTTAAATTATTTTTAGACAAGAGCATGATGTACTCTGCGGCACTTTTTCCTGATAAGAGCCTTAGCCTGGAAGAAGCATCCTTTATTAAGCTCGATCATATCTGTCGTCGTTTGAACTTAAAACCAAGTGATCACCTTTTAGAAATTGGCACAGGCTGGGGTGGTATGGCTATTCATGCTGCTAAATATTATGGTTGCAAGGTGACTACAACCACTATCTCGCAAGAACAGTATTCTCTAGCAAAGACCCGTGTTGAGGAAGAAGGTCTGGAAGATAAAATATATGTTTTGAAAGAGGACTATCGCGATCTTGAGGGGCAGTACGACAAGATAGTGTCTATCGAAATGATAGAAGCTGTGGGTCACCAGTATTATAATGAATACTTTAGCCGCTGTTCAAACCTGCTTAAGGACAATGGTTTAATGCTTATTCAGGCTATTACCACTCAGGATCAACGTTATGAAAGGGAAAAAGATAAAGTAGATTTTATCAGACGCTATATTTTTCCTGGCGGGTGCTTGCCTTCGAACGAAATTTTATTGCGCACTTTAGCCAAAGTGACAGATATGCACCTTGTCTGTCTGGATGATATGACGTTGGATTACGCTCAAACACTATCTCATTGGAAAAGACGTTTCTTTAATAAAATTGATGAGGTTAAACGTCTAGGATTTGATGACGTATTCATTCGTATGTGGGATTTTTATTTATCCTACTGTGAAGGTGGATTTAGTGAACGTGTTATTGGAACATCGCAATTTTTGTTCGCTAAACCTAAATGCCGAGAGTTACCTAAAGTTGGTGAAGACCGACATTAA
- a CDS encoding nuclear transport factor 2 family protein, with protein sequence MSRSFERFINFYSEFTPESLHLLPDIYAQDVVFKDPVHEVNGVAQLSAYFASSMQNLDYCRFEFTEHFAGNNSGYAEWKMHYQHPRINSGKPLCLKGVTVVAMDDKIVSHRDYYDMGELLYEHIPLLGAVVKKLKHRVSS encoded by the coding sequence ATGTCCCGTTCATTTGAAAGATTTATTAACTTCTACTCAGAATTTACACCAGAATCATTGCATTTACTGCCTGATATCTATGCACAAGATGTGGTGTTTAAGGATCCTGTACATGAAGTTAATGGTGTTGCTCAATTAAGTGCTTACTTTGCGAGTTCGATGCAGAATTTAGATTATTGCCGCTTTGAGTTTACGGAGCATTTTGCTGGAAATAACTCCGGCTACGCCGAATGGAAAATGCACTACCAGCATCCCCGGATCAACTCAGGAAAGCCTCTGTGTTTGAAAGGTGTAACGGTAGTCGCCATGGATGACAAAATAGTCTCTCATCGAGACTATTACGATATGGGTGAGCTACTTTACGAGCACATCCCTCTGTTGGGGGCCGTGGTTAAGAAACTCAAACATAGGGTCTCTTCTTAG
- a CDS encoding DUF1365 domain-containing protein: MKSAIYTGNVRHRRFSPKCHEFNYNVFMLYVSLDELDDVLKLSPLWSKSAFGVARFKREDFHGDPKRDLSDCVKQTVADKLGREVTGDVRVLANFRYFNFNMNPLTTYYCFDESGENLQAILAEVNNTPWNERHAYVLDMSWENRRQRVFFDKVFTVSPFNPLDMHYQWKSTTPDQLLHLHIDTVQNNQRITDATLRLKREPITKASLNLILLRYPLMTLKVFTAIYWQAFCLFIKGVPFLGKNAMSGIHKKEQTGTREL; this comes from the coding sequence ATGAAAAGTGCAATATACACAGGTAATGTTAGACATCGTCGTTTTTCGCCTAAATGCCACGAATTTAATTACAACGTGTTTATGCTTTATGTCAGCCTAGATGAGTTAGATGATGTGTTGAAGTTGTCGCCTCTGTGGTCTAAAAGTGCATTTGGTGTTGCGCGATTTAAGCGTGAAGACTTTCATGGTGACCCTAAACGCGACTTAAGCGATTGTGTTAAGCAAACTGTTGCTGACAAGCTTGGCCGCGAGGTTACAGGCGATGTGCGTGTACTGGCTAATTTTCGTTATTTCAATTTTAATATGAATCCACTAACAACGTATTATTGCTTCGATGAAAGCGGCGAGAATTTGCAAGCGATACTAGCTGAAGTGAATAATACGCCATGGAACGAGCGCCACGCCTATGTTTTGGATATGAGCTGGGAAAATAGGCGGCAACGTGTATTTTTTGACAAAGTATTTACTGTTTCGCCCTTTAACCCCCTTGACATGCATTATCAATGGAAGTCGACAACTCCTGATCAATTATTGCACTTGCATATTGATACGGTTCAGAATAATCAACGTATCACAGATGCGACCTTACGTCTTAAGCGGGAGCCAATAACAAAGGCCAGTTTAAACCTTATACTATTGCGCTATCCCCTTATGACTTTAAAAGTTTTTACAGCAATATACTGGCAAGCATTTTGTCTATTTATTAAAGGTGTTCCTTTTTTAGGAAAAAATGCAATGTCTGGAATACATAAAAAAGAACAAACTGGAACGAGAGAACTATGA
- a CDS encoding NAD(P)/FAD-dependent oxidoreductase: MTKKIAIIGSGISGLTAAYLLNKNHDITLFEKEKRLGGHTATIDIEHNNRSYAIDTGFIVFNDWTYPNFIELLSQIGVASQPTSMGFAVSCDATGLEYSGENLNTIFAQRKNMLSPKFYTMLRDIIRFNREARNDLQRQSISADMSLGEYLEANNYSDSFSRFYLVPMGAAIWSASLAKMKEFPVHFFVQFFHNHGLLNIFDRPQWHVIKGGSKEYITPLTKSFADKIFCDAEIKTVERSNDGVILHFNNGEALSFDDVVFATHSDQALDLLQSPSDAERDILEQIPYCENSVVLHTDTHLLPKIKKTWSSWNYRLQADNDLSMNALPVVTYNMNILQGISSEDTFCVTLNADELIDESKILGRFRYAHPQFSVAGIEAQKRWQEINGVNHTWFCGAYWANGFHEDGVVSALRVAKCFGETL; the protein is encoded by the coding sequence ATGACAAAGAAAATAGCAATTATAGGCTCAGGGATTTCCGGCTTAACAGCTGCATATTTACTCAATAAAAACCACGACATTACATTATTTGAAAAAGAAAAACGCCTCGGTGGTCATACTGCTACCATCGATATAGAGCACAATAACCGTAGCTATGCAATCGACACAGGCTTTATTGTATTTAACGATTGGACTTACCCTAACTTTATTGAGTTATTGTCGCAAATAGGTGTCGCATCGCAGCCTACGTCAATGGGGTTTGCTGTCAGTTGTGATGCGACAGGTCTTGAGTATTCGGGTGAAAATTTAAATACAATTTTTGCTCAGCGTAAAAACATGCTCTCGCCTAAATTTTATACAATGTTGCGAGATATCATTCGTTTCAATCGCGAAGCTCGTAATGATTTACAGCGTCAGTCAATCTCAGCTGATATGTCGCTGGGAGAATATTTAGAGGCTAATAACTATTCCGATAGTTTCTCTCGTTTTTACCTAGTGCCTATGGGCGCGGCAATATGGTCGGCTTCACTGGCTAAAATGAAAGAGTTTCCCGTTCACTTTTTTGTCCAGTTTTTTCATAACCATGGTTTGCTAAATATTTTTGACCGTCCGCAATGGCATGTAATTAAAGGTGGTTCAAAGGAATACATCACCCCGTTAACTAAATCATTTGCCGATAAAATATTCTGTGATGCTGAGATTAAAACAGTAGAACGTAGTAATGATGGTGTTATTCTCCACTTTAACAATGGCGAAGCCTTGAGTTTTGATGATGTGGTTTTTGCCACACATTCCGATCAAGCTTTAGATCTACTACAATCGCCAAGTGATGCCGAGCGCGATATCCTGGAACAAATTCCCTATTGCGAAAATAGTGTCGTATTACACACCGATACCCATTTATTACCAAAAATTAAGAAAACATGGTCGAGCTGGAATTACCGTTTGCAAGCCGACAATGATTTAAGTATGAATGCTTTACCTGTTGTCACTTACAATATGAATATTTTACAAGGCATCTCATCTGAAGATACTTTTTGTGTGACGTTAAATGCCGATGAGCTTATCGACGAAAGTAAAATTCTTGGTCGCTTTCGTTATGCCCACCCACAATTTTCTGTGGCTGGTATTGAGGCGCAAAAACGTTGGCAAGAAATTAACGGTGTCAATCATACATGGTTTTGTGGTGCCTATTGGGCAAATGGTTTTCATGAAGATGGTGTTGTTAGTGCATTGCGAGTTGCCAAATGTTTTGGTGAGACTTTATAA